The Clostridia bacterium genome segment CGCCGTAAAGGCAAGCCGGCTTCTCAGGAAAGCGCAAAAACTGCAGATGACAACAAGGGTGTTGTGTTGAACAAATTCTCCCGCAGTCTGAAAGTGGACGGACACGAAATAGAGCTTACCGTAAAAGAATATGCGATTATGGAACTGTTTATCGCAAACCCCGGCAGAGTGTATTCCAGAGACGATTTGTTAGACATTATATGGGGCTACGATTACCCCGGTGATGTGCGTACGGTGGATGTGCATATGCGCCGTCTGCGTGAAAAGGTAGAACCCAATCCCGCATCACCCAAATATATCCTGACCAAATGGGGGGTAGGTTATTATTTTAAAGAAGCGTAAACCAAAGGTTCAGAAGAATGTTGCTTCTGCGAAAGAAAACAAAAAACAAAATACTGCAAAAAATAAAAAGCCGCGTACCACCCGTACGCGGCTGATTGTAACATATCTGGCAATTGTTGTCATGACCCTTTTGTTTATCTCCACTTATATTCTGGCGGCAATCAACGAGCATCTTTATAACCAGAGAAAAATGGAGCTTTTGGCAAATGCGAACGTTGTGGCAAATGTTATCAGCGAGTCGGTAAAGACAGATGCAAATGATATCGCCTGGACTGTTTCCCGTCTGAAGGTGGACGACACCACCCGTATCATTGTAACCGACCATCTGGCACGGGTAATTTACGATACCGGTGACTACGGCGACATCCGCGGGAAAATCCTGATGAAAGAAGAAATCATGTGTGCCTTAAACGGTCAGGACACGGTAAACGTTGACCAGGACAAGGAAATCGGTGCTGTGGTTGAGGGTGCGGTTACCGTAATTTCAGATACGGAAACGGTCGGCACTGTTTACATTTCCGAAACTGCACAGGACACCGAGGATTTTGTGGCAGACATCCGCTGGATTTTAATTGCCATTTCTATTGTGGTTTGCCTGCTGGTCGGTGTTTTGAGCTGGGTGATGGCAGACATCATCATCAGCCCCATTGAAAAGCTGACCAAATTCATGTCTGACTTTGACTTAAGTAAAATGGACGAACGTTTTCCCGTGACCGGAAAGGACGAAATTGCGGAACTCGGCAAAGCCTTTAACAGCATGGCAGACCGTGTGGAGGACATGGAAGAAAAACGCCGTATTTTCGTTTCCAACGCATCTCACGAGCTGAAAACACCGCTTAGCTCCATCAAATTGCTTTCCGAATCGATTTTATCCATGCAGACCGGTGAGGATACCTATATTACAGAATTTATGACCGACATCAACGGCGAAGTAGACCGTCTGGCACGTATTGTAGACCGTCTGCTGACTTTGACAAAATTAGACGCAGGTACTGAGCCGTTAGAGCTGAAAATGGCATCGGTAAACACGCTTTTAGAGCGCATTGTGCGTGCTTTAAAGCCCCAGGCGGACTTAAAAAACATTGCCATTGCAGTGGTTGAGGACAGTGAAGTGTTTGCGGAAATGGATTTGTCCAAAATGTGGCAGGTGGTTTATAACCTGACCGATAATGCCATCAAATACACCCCTGCTGGCGGTGTGGTAAAGGTGCTGTTGCACAATCAGGGAGATTTTTGCCGTATCAACG includes the following:
- a CDS encoding HAMP domain-containing histidine kinase, which translates into the protein MTLLFISTYILAAINEHLYNQRKMELLANANVVANVISESVKTDANDIAWTVSRLKVDDTTRIIVTDHLARVIYDTGDYGDIRGKILMKEEIMCALNGQDTVNVDQDKEIGAVVEGAVTVISDTETVGTVYISETAQDTEDFVADIRWILIAISIVVCLLVGVLSWVMADIIISPIEKLTKFMSDFDLSKMDERFPVTGKDEIAELGKAFNSMADRVEDMEEKRRIFVSNASHELKTPLSSIKLLSESILSMQTGEDTYITEFMTDINGEVDRLARIVDRLLTLTKLDAGTEPLELKMASVNTLLERIVRALKPQADLKNIAIAVVEDSEVFAEMDLSKMWQVVYNLTDNAIKYTPAGGVVKVLLHNQGDFCRINVIDNGIGIPKKDAEHIFDRFYRVDKARSRESGGTGLGLSIVKDMVELHQGKIMLDSVEGEGSDFSIVFPKKQHRETEEG
- a CDS encoding response regulator transcription factor, with amino-acid sequence MKILIVDDEKLLVKGLKFNFEQDGYTVLTAFDGEEAVRLGRDKTLDIIVLDLMLPKMDGLTVCQKIRETSNVPIIMLTAKSDDMDKIMGLEYGADDYMTKPFNILELKARVKAVLRRKGKPASQESAKTADDNKGVVLNKFSRSLKVDGHEIELTVKEYAIMELFIANPGRVYSRDDLLDIIWGYDYPGDVRTVDVHMRRLREKVEPNPASPKYILTKWGVGYYFKEA